A window of Enterobacter ludwigii genomic DNA:
ATAAAGGCGGTGTCCATGATCTCCACTGCCAGCATCACCTGTGCCGCAGCGGCTTGTTCCACCGCCCACGCCAGCCCTTCTGCGAAGCGCTGCTGGGTGCCCTCGTCGTGTTCTTCGTAGTAAACGTCATAGCCAGCAAGCTGAATGGTGCGGATACCTAAATCACGCGCCAGCCTGATGGCTTTGGTCATGATTTCGCGGGCGCGCTCGCGCACGGCTTCATCGCGGCTACCAAACGGGAAACGACGGTGGGCAGATAAGCACATGGATGGAATCGACACGCCGGTTTCCAGCATGGCTTCAACCAGCGATGCACGCTGCGTGGTGCTCCACTCAAGACGTGACAGACGTTCGTCAGTTTCATCAACCGACATTTCGACAAAATCAAACCCGCAGCTTTTCGCCAGCACCAGACGTTCCGGCCAGGTGAGATCTTTCGACAGCGCTTTTTCGTAAATACCCAACGGATGCTGACGCATGGTTACTCTCCCCAGATGTCGCGGATTTGTGAATGGAATGCCTGTGCTACCTGCGGTGGCTTTTCAGCACCAGCCAGCGCGCGGCCGGCAATAAAGGCTTTGACGTTTATCTGCTTAAACAGCGGCAGGTCGGCAGGAGTGATCCCGCCGGTAATCGAAAGCTGTAAACCGATGTCGGAGAGCGCTTTCATTTTCGCGAGATCCGCTTCGCCCCACTGCTGACCACTCGCCTGCGCGTCGCGCCCGCGGTGATAGATGGCCTGTTTCACCCCGATGTGGCGCCATGCGCGTGCATCTTCCAGCGTCCAGTTACCAAACAGCTCCATCTGGATTTCGCCGCCGCAGCGTTGAGCGACTTCATGGCCTTTTTTAACGGTCGCCAGCGGTGCCGCGCAGATGATGGTCATCCAGTTCGCGCCTGCACCGAACGCCTGTTCTGCCAGCGTTTCTCCAGCGTCGGCCACTTTCCAGTCCGCCACGATGATTTTGTCCGGGCACTGCTCGCGAAGGGCACGCACGGCCTGTAAACCCTCGGTCAGGCACAGAATGGTGCCCGCCTCGACGATATCAACGTGATCCGCAAGCAAAGCGACATCGCGCTGTGCGGCCTGAAGTGAGGTATGGTCGAGCGCCAGTTGAAGTAATGGACGGCTCATAGGTCGAACTCCTTAACACGGGCGTGATAGCCCTGTAGTGCGGTAATCAGTAACTGGTAGCGGTGATATTTGCGCTGGTAGGCAGCATGGGCGCGAATATCGGGTTCAATGACCCTGGTGTCGTGTCGCAGGGCACGCTGAGCGGCGTGGAAATCGGTATAGATGCCCGTACCGACAAGTGCTGCCAGCGCCGCACCGGAGCAACCGGTCTCTTCCACCTGCGGTAGTTCTATTGCCAGACCGCTGACATCTGCCAGCATTTGCATCCACACATCTGAATGAGTGGGGCCACCCGTGACGCGCAGCGACGTCACGTGTGTAAAGCGTTCCAGCATGCGGTTCAGGTGGGTCATGTGGCTAAAGACCACGCCCTCATAAACCGCCTGCAACAGATGGGCCCGGGAGTGCAGTGCCTGCATTCCGTAAAAGCCGCTGGTCATCTCCAGACCAGCGTTGCTCCCATAGAGGAACGGCAGGAAAAACACATCGCTTTCCGCCTTCGGTAATCTGGCAACGGCATCGTTAATCTCACTGAACGAGACGTCACCCCATTGCGCTGTCAGCCACTCCAGGTTGCCGGATGAGGTCGGGCTGGCTTCGTGCACGATGTACTGCTGCGGGTGCACATAGCGGCCATACACATAGGGAAAGGGTTCGTTATCACGAATGCCGTTGGCGATCCCGCTGGTCACGGCCCAGGTTCCCATCACCGCGTTAAGCGTGTTGTCATCATGGAGTCCGGCGCAGATCGCGGTGGAAACCACATCAAACAGCCCGCCAACGACGGGAGTACCCGCCGCCAGACCGGTAAGCGAGGCTGCCTGAGCGGTGATTTCCCCGCAAATTTCTGCGGAGCCGACAATCGGCGGTAGTGCACCGTCAATTTCGCTGATATCAAGCCAGCGTGTGAGCTGTGGATCGTACTGAGCAGTGCTCATGTTGTAGAGATTGGACTCCGAGATATTGCTCTCTTCGCAGCCTTTTTCCCCCGTCAGACACCAGCGCAGGTAGTCGTGCGCCATCATCACGCAGCCAATCTGCTGATACCGCTGTGGTTCGTTCTCTTTGACCCAGCGCAGGAGCGAAGTCGGATGCCCGGTCCATAGCGTCTGGCGAGTATGCGGGTACAGTTTTTCGGGAATGCCGTCTTGCTGCCAGCGCTGCACAATCTCCAGTGCCCGACGGTCAGAAGAGAGCATGGCGTTTCCCAGTGGCTGATCCTGCTTATCAAGCAGAAACAGCCCTTTGCCCTGAGCCGAAATACCGACACCTTTGATCTGCTCGCCATCGACCCTGGCATTTTTGAGCAGCAGTGCGACGGTCGTGTGGCAGTGCTGCCAGAGCTGGTGCATATCCCGCTCAGCATAGCCAGGACGCGGGCTGAGAGTGGCAACCGAACGGCGCTCGATACAGACCTCTTTTCCCTGACGGGTGTATAAACCGGCTTTCAGATAAGTACCGCCACAATCGATACCCAGCCAGAAGGGCTCTTTTTCACTCATCTTTGATTCTCTTGTGTTGCTCCCTCTCCCGGTGGGAGAGGGCTGGGGTGAGGGCTTCAGGCCGCACGTTTATGTGAGTTCACCGAGGGATTCGGCTCAGCTCCGGCATCGCATTTCGCCGGTAACAGCAGGGCCAACAGCGATGCCAGCGCCAGAGAGACCGCCAGGCAGTAAACCCCAGCGTCTTTGCTGTACAGCGTGATAAGCACGCCAACCGCATAAGGGCCGCAGAAGCCACCGAGGTTACCCAGGGCGTTAATCACGCCGCGCGCACCGCCCGCCATTTCGGCACTAAACAGACGCGCCGGAATAGTCCAGAACACACCCGCAGCGGATTGCAGGAAGAAGCCGCAGCCCACCAGCGCGGTATAGGCCAGCCAGGTGTTCTCTTTTAGCGCCACAGAAAGGAACATACAGAGCGCGAAACCAATCAAGGGCAGGGAGACAAACAACTTGCGCTTGCCGGTACGGTCAGAAAGAGACGAGAACAGGAACATGCCCGCAATCGCGCCGATGTAAGGCAGAATGGCGAGCATCCCTACCTGGCCGATACTGGTATGCGTCAGCTCTTTCAGGATGGTTGGCAGCCAGAGGGTGTAACCGTAAATTCCGGTCTGGTAGAAGAAGTTCAGGGCGATCAGCTGCCACATGGTTTTGTCGGACAGCACTGCGCTGAGCGAGGCATTTTTCACCTCTTTACCGGCAATCGCCAGCTGTTCCGCCGCCAGCGTTTTCACCAGGTAGTTTTTTTCGGCTTCCGATATCCAGCGGGCTTCTTGTGGACGGTCATACACGGTGAATGCCCAGAGCACCAGCACCACAACGGACATCAGCCCTTCAATAATGAACAGCCAGCGCCAGTCGAGCGCGGTGATGATCCAACCCGACAACGGTGCTGTGATGATCCCGGCAATGGGCACGAACATAATCACAATCGCGTTGGCGCGACCGCGCTCGGCATCCGGGAACCAGTTACTGATCATGGTGAGCACAACGGGCAGCATCCCGCCCTCCGCCACGCCGAGTAAGAATCGCAGCACCAGAAGCTGATACTGATTCGTC
This region includes:
- a CDS encoding MFS transporter, producing the protein MNTTSQALHADIPRQRWLRIIPPILIACIISYMDRVNIAFAMPGGMDEELGISATMAGLAGGIFFIGYLFLQVPGGKIAVHGSGKKFIGWSLVAWAVISVLTGLVTNQYQLLVLRFLLGVAEGGMLPVVLTMISNWFPDAERGRANAIVIMFVPIAGIITAPLSGWIITALDWRWLFIIEGLMSVVVLVLWAFTVYDRPQEARWISEAEKNYLVKTLAAEQLAIAGKEVKNASLSAVLSDKTMWQLIALNFFYQTGIYGYTLWLPTILKELTHTSIGQVGMLAILPYIGAIAGMFLFSSLSDRTGKRKLFVSLPLIGFALCMFLSVALKENTWLAYTALVGCGFFLQSAAGVFWTIPARLFSAEMAGGARGVINALGNLGGFCGPYAVGVLITLYSKDAGVYCLAVSLALASLLALLLPAKCDAGAEPNPSVNSHKRAA
- the ulaD gene encoding 3-keto-L-gulonate-6-phosphate decarboxylase UlaD translates to MSRPLLQLALDHTSLQAAQRDVALLADHVDIVEAGTILCLTEGLQAVRALREQCPDKIIVADWKVADAGETLAEQAFGAGANWMTIICAAPLATVKKGHEVAQRCGGEIQMELFGNWTLEDARAWRHIGVKQAIYHRGRDAQASGQQWGEADLAKMKALSDIGLQLSITGGITPADLPLFKQINVKAFIAGRALAGAEKPPQVAQAFHSQIRDIWGE
- a CDS encoding L-ribulose-5-phosphate 3-epimerase, with the protein product MRQHPLGIYEKALSKDLTWPERLVLAKSCGFDFVEMSVDETDERLSRLEWSTTQRASLVEAMLETGVSIPSMCLSAHRRFPFGSRDEAVRERAREIMTKAIRLARDLGIRTIQLAGYDVYYEEHDEGTQQRFAEGLAWAVEQAAAAQVMLAVEIMDTAFMNSISKWKKWDDMLASPWFSVYPDVGNLSAWGNDVTAELTLGIDRIAAIHLKDTQPVTENSPGQFRDVPFGEGCVDFVGVFNTLNQLNYRGAFLIEMWTEKAKEPVLEIIQARRWIEARMQEGGMTC
- a CDS encoding carbohydrate kinase, whose protein sequence is MSEKEPFWLGIDCGGTYLKAGLYTRQGKEVCIERRSVATLSPRPGYAERDMHQLWQHCHTTVALLLKNARVDGEQIKGVGISAQGKGLFLLDKQDQPLGNAMLSSDRRALEIVQRWQQDGIPEKLYPHTRQTLWTGHPTSLLRWVKENEPQRYQQIGCVMMAHDYLRWCLTGEKGCEESNISESNLYNMSTAQYDPQLTRWLDISEIDGALPPIVGSAEICGEITAQAASLTGLAAGTPVVGGLFDVVSTAICAGLHDDNTLNAVMGTWAVTSGIANGIRDNEPFPYVYGRYVHPQQYIVHEASPTSSGNLEWLTAQWGDVSFSEINDAVARLPKAESDVFFLPFLYGSNAGLEMTSGFYGMQALHSRAHLLQAVYEGVVFSHMTHLNRMLERFTHVTSLRVTGGPTHSDVWMQMLADVSGLAIELPQVEETGCSGAALAALVGTGIYTDFHAAQRALRHDTRVIEPDIRAHAAYQRKYHRYQLLITALQGYHARVKEFDL